From the genome of Solidesulfovibrio carbinolicus, one region includes:
- the ftsH gene encoding ATP-dependent zinc metalloprotease FtsH: MKNMEKHHRFSLWYVLIAIWGVLLLNNLIVTNYGPKNLPYSEFLTRLQAGDITEVSITGDVIAGAMKATGKDGEPDATQEFVTRRVDPNLSTELAKHNVVFRAQPESTFLRDILSWIVPILLFFGIWYFMMQRLNPGQGVMAFGKNKARVYAEKDIETRFTDVAGCDEAKTELEEIVDYLKTPERFQRLGGQMPKGVLLVGPPGTGKTLLARAVAGEAQVPFFSISGSEFVEMFVGVGAARVRELFVQAKEKAPCIIFIDELDAIGKSRSGAIVGGHDEREQTLNQLLVEMDGFDPRVGVIIMAATNRPETLDPALLRAGRFDRQVLVDRPDVIGREQILRVHAKKVALAPEVDLSIIARKTPGFSGADLANAINEAALLAARKDKDAVGMDDLEEAVDRIMGGLEKKNRVINPQEKKVVAYHEAGHAIVATFTPGADAVHKISIVPRGIGALGWTQQLPTEDRYLMTQTELLGKIDVLLGGRAAERLVFGDVSTGAHNDLQRATDIAMAMVTEYGMGQTLGQATYPRQNRPVFLSADQSGLAGREYSEATAARVDAEVKTILETAYERVTALLTGHMAVLDRVAGELLEREVLDETEFKALLGDTPPTAAA; encoded by the coding sequence ATGAAAAATATGGAAAAACACCATCGCTTCTCCCTGTGGTACGTGCTCATCGCCATCTGGGGCGTGCTGCTGCTCAACAACCTCATCGTCACCAACTACGGCCCCAAGAATCTGCCCTACTCCGAATTCCTCACTCGCCTGCAAGCAGGCGACATCACAGAAGTTTCCATCACCGGCGATGTCATTGCCGGGGCCATGAAGGCCACGGGCAAGGATGGCGAACCCGACGCCACCCAGGAGTTCGTCACCCGGCGGGTGGACCCCAACCTGTCCACCGAACTGGCCAAGCACAACGTGGTCTTCCGGGCCCAGCCCGAATCCACCTTTCTGCGCGACATCCTGTCCTGGATCGTGCCCATCCTGCTCTTTTTCGGCATCTGGTATTTCATGATGCAGCGCCTCAATCCCGGCCAGGGCGTCATGGCCTTTGGCAAGAACAAAGCCCGGGTCTACGCCGAAAAGGACATCGAGACCCGGTTTACCGACGTGGCCGGCTGCGACGAGGCCAAGACCGAGCTTGAAGAGATCGTCGATTACCTGAAAACCCCGGAGCGCTTCCAGCGCCTGGGCGGCCAGATGCCCAAGGGCGTGCTGCTGGTCGGCCCGCCGGGCACGGGCAAGACGCTGCTGGCCCGGGCCGTGGCCGGCGAGGCGCAGGTCCCGTTTTTTTCCATCTCCGGCTCGGAATTCGTGGAGATGTTCGTGGGCGTGGGCGCGGCCCGGGTGCGTGAGCTCTTTGTCCAGGCCAAGGAAAAGGCCCCGTGCATTATCTTCATCGACGAACTCGACGCCATCGGCAAATCCCGCTCCGGAGCCATCGTCGGCGGCCATGACGAGCGCGAGCAGACCCTCAACCAGCTCCTTGTCGAGATGGACGGCTTCGATCCCCGGGTTGGGGTCATCATCATGGCCGCCACCAACCGGCCCGAGACCCTGGACCCGGCTTTGCTGCGGGCCGGACGCTTCGACCGGCAGGTGCTGGTGGACCGGCCGGACGTCATCGGCCGGGAGCAGATTTTGCGCGTCCACGCCAAAAAAGTGGCCCTGGCCCCGGAGGTCGATCTTTCCATCATCGCCCGCAAGACCCCGGGCTTTTCCGGGGCCGATCTGGCCAACGCCATCAACGAGGCCGCCCTGCTCGCCGCCCGCAAGGACAAAGACGCCGTGGGCATGGATGACCTGGAAGAAGCCGTGGACCGTATCATGGGCGGCCTGGAAAAGAAAAACCGGGTGATCAATCCCCAGGAAAAAAAGGTGGTGGCCTACCATGAGGCCGGCCACGCCATCGTGGCCACCTTCACGCCCGGGGCCGACGCGGTCCATAAAATCTCCATCGTGCCCCGCGGCATTGGGGCCCTGGGCTGGACCCAGCAGCTGCCCACCGAGGACCGCTATCTCATGACCCAGACCGAGCTGCTCGGCAAAATCGACGTGCTGCTCGGCGGGCGGGCGGCCGAACGGCTGGTCTTTGGCGACGTGTCCACGGGCGCGCACAACGACCTGCAACGGGCAACCGACATCGCCATGGCCATGGTCACCGAGTACGGCATGGGCCAGACCCTGGGCCAGGCCACCTACCCGCGCCAGAACCGGCCGGTGTTTCTCTCGGCCGACCAGAGCGGCCTGGCCGGGCGGGAATATTCCGAAGCCACGGCGGCCCGGGTGGACGCCGAGGTCAAAACCATCCTGGAAACCGCCTACGAGCGGGTGACGGCACTCCTCACCGGCCACATGGCCGTGCTCGACCGGGTGGCCGGCGAATTGTTGGAGCGCGAGGTGCTCGACGAAACCGAGTTCAAGGCGCTGTTGGGGGACACGCCCCCCACTGCCGCCGCTTAG
- the secE gene encoding preprotein translocase subunit SecE, with translation MAKDKTQAADGAEKPAKAKASSGKVREEAGKDGVSLTGRVDQAKEFFEQAKGELRKVTWPTREETVKTGIAVLVFSVVMAIYLGVVDMALSRLVALILS, from the coding sequence ATGGCCAAAGACAAGACCCAGGCGGCCGACGGCGCGGAAAAGCCCGCCAAGGCCAAGGCCTCTTCCGGCAAGGTCCGGGAAGAGGCCGGCAAGGACGGGGTTTCCCTGACCGGCCGCGTTGATCAGGCCAAGGAATTCTTCGAACAGGCCAAGGGCGAGCTGCGCAAGGTCACTTGGCCCACCCGCGAAGAAACGGTGAAGACCGGGATCGCGGTCCTGGTTTTCAGCGTCGTCATGGCCATCTACCTGGGCGTCGTCGATATGGCCCTTTCCCGGCTCGTCGCGCTCATCCTTTCGTAA
- the rpmG gene encoding 50S ribosomal protein L33 has protein sequence MRINVQLQCTECKRKNYATEKNKKNTTGRMELKKYCPFDRKHTVHKETK, from the coding sequence ATGCGGATCAACGTCCAGCTGCAGTGCACCGAGTGCAAGCGCAAAAACTACGCCACGGAAAAGAACAAGAAGAACACGACCGGCCGTATGGAACTGAAGAAGTATTGTCCTTTCGACCGTAAGCACACGGTCCACAAGGAAACGAAGTAG
- the rplK gene encoding 50S ribosomal protein L11 gives MAKKITAKVKLQLPAGSANPSPPVGPALGQHGVNIMEFCKAFNAKTMEQKGTIIPALITIYADRSFTFITKTPPASVLLVKAAKVDKGSGEPNKNKVGKVTAAQIEEIAKLKMVDMTAKDLEAACRTISGTARSMGIEIV, from the coding sequence ATGGCCAAGAAGATCACCGCCAAAGTCAAGCTGCAGCTCCCCGCCGGTTCGGCCAACCCGTCTCCGCCGGTCGGTCCGGCCCTGGGCCAGCATGGCGTCAACATCATGGAGTTCTGCAAGGCGTTCAACGCCAAGACGATGGAGCAGAAGGGCACCATCATCCCGGCGCTCATCACCATCTACGCCGACCGCTCCTTCACCTTCATCACCAAGACTCCGCCGGCGTCCGTGCTTCTGGTCAAGGCCGCCAAGGTCGACAAGGGTTCGGGAGAGCCGAACAAGAACAAGGTCGGAAAGGTCACCGCCGCGCAGATCGAAGAGATCGCCAAGCTCAAGATGGTGGACATGACGGCCAAGGATCTGGAAGCCGCTTGCCGCACCATCTCCGGCACCGCCCGCAGCATGGGCATTGAGATCGTCTAA
- the tuf gene encoding elongation factor Tu: MGKAKFERNKPHVNIGTIGHIDHGKTTLTAAITRLASLKGNGEYIPFDQIDKAPEEKERGITIATAHVEYQTDKRHYAHVDCPGHADYIKNMITGAAQMDGGILVVAATDGPMPQTREHILLARQVGVPQLVVFMNKVDLVDDPELLELVELEVRELLSKYGFPGDDIPVIKGSALKALEAADVNSPEAAPIFELLDACDSFIPEPKRDIDKPFLMPIEDVFSISGRGTVVTGRVERGIVTVGDEVAIIGIKDTVKTTCTGVEMFRKILDQGQAGDNVGVLLRGIKRDDVERGQVLAKPGSITPHRKFKAEVYVLNKEEGGRHTPFFTGYRPQFYFRTTDITGVVTLNEGVEMVMPGDNATFNVELIAPIAMEKGLRFAIREGGRTVGAGVVSEIVE, translated from the coding sequence ATGGGCAAGGCGAAATTTGAACGCAACAAGCCGCACGTCAATATCGGCACCATCGGTCACATCGACCACGGCAAGACCACGCTGACCGCCGCCATCACGCGCCTGGCCAGCCTCAAGGGCAATGGCGAGTACATTCCCTTTGACCAGATCGACAAGGCTCCCGAAGAAAAAGAGCGCGGCATCACCATCGCCACGGCCCACGTCGAATACCAGACCGACAAGCGCCACTACGCCCACGTCGACTGCCCCGGTCACGCCGACTACATCAAGAACATGATCACCGGCGCGGCCCAGATGGACGGCGGCATTCTCGTCGTCGCCGCCACCGACGGCCCCATGCCCCAGACCCGGGAGCACATCCTGCTCGCCCGTCAGGTCGGCGTGCCCCAGCTGGTGGTATTCATGAACAAGGTCGATCTCGTTGACGACCCCGAACTTCTTGAGCTGGTCGAGCTGGAAGTGCGCGAGCTGCTCTCCAAGTACGGCTTCCCTGGCGACGACATCCCGGTCATCAAGGGTTCGGCCCTCAAGGCCCTGGAAGCCGCCGACGTGAACAGCCCCGAGGCCGCGCCCATCTTCGAGCTGCTCGACGCCTGCGACTCGTTTATCCCCGAGCCCAAGCGCGACATCGACAAGCCGTTCCTCATGCCCATCGAAGACGTGTTCTCCATCTCCGGCCGCGGCACCGTCGTGACCGGCCGTGTCGAGCGCGGCATCGTCACCGTGGGCGACGAAGTGGCCATCATCGGCATCAAGGACACGGTCAAGACGACCTGCACCGGCGTCGAGATGTTCCGCAAGATTCTCGATCAGGGCCAGGCTGGCGACAACGTCGGCGTGCTCCTGCGCGGCATCAAGCGCGACGACGTCGAGCGCGGCCAGGTTCTGGCCAAGCCCGGCTCCATCACGCCGCACCGCAAGTTCAAGGCCGAAGTCTACGTCCTGAACAAGGAAGAAGGCGGCCGCCATACCCCGTTCTTCACCGGCTATCGTCCCCAGTTCTACTTCCGCACCACGGACATCACCGGTGTGGTTACCCTGAACGAGGGCGTGGAAATGGTCATGCCGGGCGACAACGCCACCTTTAACGTGGAACTGATCGCCCCCATCGCCATGGAAAAAGGCCTGCGCTTCGCTATCCGCGAAGGCGGACGTACCGTTGGCGCGGGCGTCGTTTCCGAGATCGTGGAGTAA
- the nusG gene encoding transcription termination/antitermination protein NusG, producing MAENDGVVDEQSNARWYIVHTYSGFENRVEQTLREMMRTGQDGGSIKEVVVPTEKIIELVKGEKKTSTRKFYPGYVMVKMAMDDNSWHLVQSIPRVTGFIGGKNQPTPMRDSEAQKILSLMVSRQEQPRPKYHFERGDEVRVIDGPFGGFNGVVEDVNYDKGKLRVSVSIFGRQTPVELDFVQVSKN from the coding sequence ATGGCTGAAAACGACGGCGTCGTCGACGAGCAATCCAACGCTCGCTGGTATATCGTCCACACCTACTCGGGCTTCGAGAACCGGGTGGAGCAGACGCTGCGGGAAATGATGCGCACCGGCCAGGACGGCGGAAGCATCAAGGAAGTGGTCGTCCCGACCGAGAAGATCATCGAACTGGTCAAGGGCGAGAAAAAAACGTCCACGCGCAAGTTCTATCCCGGCTATGTCATGGTCAAGATGGCCATGGACGACAATTCCTGGCACTTGGTCCAGTCCATTCCGCGGGTGACCGGCTTTATCGGGGGCAAGAACCAGCCGACCCCCATGCGCGACAGCGAGGCCCAGAAGATCCTCAGCCTGATGGTCAGCCGTCAGGAGCAACCCCGGCCCAAGTACCACTTTGAGCGGGGCGACGAGGTCCGGGTCATCGACGGTCCCTTCGGCGGCTTCAACGGCGTTGTCGAGGACGTCAACTACGACAAGGGCAAGCTTCGCGTGTCGGTATCCATCTTCGGCCGCCAGACCCCGGTGGAACTCGATTTCGTGCAGGTAAGCAAAAATTAG